In Ornithodoros turicata isolate Travis chromosome 1, ASM3712646v1, whole genome shotgun sequence, the DNA window TGTGCATATCGTGAACGTTCTGATGCATGCAAAACTGTTCACTTTCAAACATGGAGAAAGAGAAGCGAGGGACAAAAGCTGAGGGGAGATAACTCGACAAGCTGTGTTGTGGCCTCTACAATTCGCAGCTCAATGCTATCCTGAAACGACTGACTGATATAGTGACCGGCATCACTTGTCGTCATTAATGACTTGACCATTTTAGTATAGTTACAGGTTGAACCAGTAGAAACACTTTCCAGAGGAAGTGCACAGTTACTCTCGATGTTCAACTGCTAGTATTCTGTAGTTGCTAACTTAACGGAAACTTACGTACACTGTGATATGTGTATGCAACATAATCTTTTTTCGGTCGTACCTTACTTGAGCAAGGGTAAAATTTTAATACACCAAAGCACTTCAGAACCCACACTGTTATCTGCAGCTACAAGCTATTTTTCAAGTAAAGAGCTTCATGAGATCTCTGCACTTAGTGTGCATACAGTTTCAACTTCACAAAGTATATAGAATAAGTTTTGCACTTGAGATAAATATACCATCTCTACTATATTCACACAGCTTACATAAGCCTTCTATGATGGTATCGGCGGAGCTCACTGTTATGCCTCGTCACCCGAAACAGACACTAAAAGTCATAAACAGATACAAACTTAGGGTACATAACATATGTGTAGTATTTATAACAGCAAAAATATACAACACAATCACAAAAATACTTCACAGTGTCAAAGGTATTGTAAAGTGTGCAGAAACATAGGCAAAAAACATCCTTGTACACCAACATCCAATGCGCTTCATTGTGGACTTATCACATAAAAATGGTAATATTTCGTCGGTAAGAGAAACTAAGGTAAagtacatttttctcactcaatCAGCACATATTGCAGAAAAAGATAACAGATACTATGTTGAATCCTGCATGTACATGTGCATGTGCATGCCATGTCTGCCATAACAGTGCTTAGTTCTATTGTCACTGTTAGTCATGTTGGGGAGATTGTGGGGAGTCATGGCCGTCTGCGTCCCGCGCAGCTTGGAAGACTGTGCTGCAACTATGTAGATTCGTTGGAGCCGTAGTTGATGATGTAGTAGTCGTGGTAATACATGAGAATGGCGAGTGGCTGGCCTATCATTAGAGACATCCAGACTGCCATGTTGCCCAAATTGCGGTAACGGTTCTGTAGGCAGCTATCGATGAAGAATGCAAAAGGCACCTGTAAAATTTGTTTCAACCATTATAATCATGGGCCTTGATATCTGTAAAGATTAGGTTAAGGAGCTCTAAAATGCAACAAAAAGCAACTTGTTCTCAGATTAAAGTTGGAGTTTCAATAAGCACTGTGCAACCAAAATTATTTTACAGAATGAAGCCTGCTTTCAGGAACCAGTTCGTGATGGTCATCTGGCACACCTCATGGGTGCACCTCATGGGCTCACAGGCTCCAATACCCCACATATCCCATATGCCCCAatattgtgtgtttttttcagTAAATCAACAGCACGGAGGCTACGGTAGTAAACTGTAATACGCTTATAGGCCCATACCACACGCATAGAGAAATTGTACACCCATCAGCAATGTTACTTTAAAATCAGGGACTTAGTCTTCCCCTTGGTCCTATCCACGTTGAAGATCATCCTGTCGATGACACGCCGATCATACGCGCACTCTTCCAGATCCTCTTGTGTTTAGCACATGTGCCATCACCGACAACTTTGATTTTACTCTTGAGCCTCCAGAGTCATTGAAATTGTCTACTGGAAGAGGCCGTACTTCTGGTCAATAGACATCATCTTCTTCCATGATGACGTTCGTCAACGATTGCGAGCTTGATGTTCAAGCCTACTGCGCCTTACATTTCTTTGGTTGAGACATCATCGCTGACTCAAAGCTGACGTGCCAAATTGGAGTGATGTGGACAACCCGTCACCAAAACACAAAATGATCAGCTCCAAAGAAGACAAAGCATCCAATCTAATGTGGAACGCAGGTCAATAGTATGATGACTAAGCACAGAGTCGCGTGGCGTTCCCGCTCCCGTGGTGTCCTACCATTCACAAAAGAGGGCAGCGTACCGTAGTAGGGCATCTGGCATTGTTGTATAGGTACCCAGAATGGCGAGCTCCGTTGTTACATGCGGGTCCTATCCCTATAGATACAATGCACACTTTTGACAGTCAAAGTAAAACTGATCATTGTACAAGGTATATCGTTGCACAGGGGATCATTACGCGCAGGTTCAACTTATTACGCTAAGGTCTTTGCGCAGGGTAGCTGAAGCTGATACAAAATGTACAAAGCAGCTGAAAGACAGACAAAGGAAAAGGACAAACAAACTACTCAGCAATTTGTCCCTTTCCGTCTTGTTCCAGTAGTACTAGGAGTCTTTCAGGCTTTCATAAACTATTTAACTGGatcataactagagcctgaagttttagggttttacccaattcttccccgaatttgcaccccgaactgaaggttgcctctttagggtgaaacccgatttttacctggcaaattgccctcactgggatgtctgtaggaatgcattaatttacttgtttggcagaaaaattcagttacatcaccatttgtaccaaaccactacagttagttgagtaactgagcccgatttcaccccgaatttagcatactggaagttttttcacccgaattcacatgaatttagtgcacatgtttatttacccgatttttaccccccaaagttagagaaaaatatttcccgaaaacttcaggctctaatcataaCTGGGTCACTATGCACAGAAGCGCCAGTTTAACTGCATGACTGCTGGACCCCAGTAGACCTTCAAGTTGATCGGGTTAACTGAATGTCAGGCAGGATACCTAATACATCAATCGAGAAAAATACTTACTTGTGCTAGCATTCCCGAGAAGGCCCACACACGAAACATCTTTAGCGGCACACTCACCAGGTACTGAAAAGATAAACAACCAGATAACAATGAACATGCTTTCAAGGCTGTTGAGATATAAAACAACAATAATATACAGCAAGCACATACATGCTTTCAAAATTAAGGTCAAACCAAAGGATCTGCTCTTGTTCAAGAGACCTCATCTTCTGACAGTAAACACGGCCAGCTGGTTTTAATCACTTGTGGCAATGGTACATTCAGCTATCATTTGTGGTGGCGTACGACTCTGCAGCTGTGGCCATGGCAATATTTTAGTGAGGAAGTTCATTAGCACAAAATTTTAATCATGTCAGTAAAGGGAATTTTAAGATTCTCCTCATGTGTGCCCCACAGTGATAATCTCAAAAGTGCTCTTCAAACTCTTGATGTATCGCGTCCATGAATGTCCTGCATTCAGTGGGACACCATGCATATTACCAGGATTTCACTGCATCTGTGTTCTACATTTTATAGACACCCATAGTATGTTTTAGAGACAccgacaaacacatacaaaataatGAATAAGCGAGTCTGAAGCAGAAGTTAAGCGGAAAGTAAAATGCTAGTACATAATTTATGAAAGAAGGTAAATGGAAGGTATTACTAGTTACAGCCAGTAATTAATCACTTCCCCCTTTTAAATTCTTTAATAAAGTACCAACATTTTACTTTCCTGTACACTTCTTATGcccttgtcacacgggcagcgcTAACCACGGTTAAGGCAACTGCGGTTACACGTAACCGTGGTTCGCCGCAGTCACACGGCCGACCGAACGGAGGTTACGCAGCTAACCTCGGTTATGGGAAACCGAGCTTGGAAACTTCGATTTCGCGAGGTAACCACAGTTTCGAGATTCCGACTTCCCAAAGTCAATACGTGTGTAATGACATTTTCCACAAATAATCATGCGCGTACCGCATATTTAATTATTGTTAAGCTTTTTAATTGCCATTAtacccttttcttttcatgatATACAGCGTAATCAAAATTTACCTGGTGCTTGTGTCACGATCAGGTGGTCACTGCTAACATGTCACAAACTGCCGTGCGACAACAACAAACCGTGGTTCACGATAACTGCAGTTTGGTCGGGTAACGTCGGTCAAGCGTAACAGTGGTTaaaactgcccgtgtgacaagtGTATTTAGTCACCTTCTTAGACCATACTTTATACAGTTATATGCATTTGTACATCATTATTTTAAAAAcatatacatattttttttttttattcacgttCAGGGCTCACTGAGGGCATCACAGAACAGAGTGGACAATGTGACATAGTTGACATAGGTACAGACACCCATCAAATAAAAGATAGGGGAACAAATACCTCGTGGAAAAAGGCAGAGAGGAGAAACACATGGATGCAGGCCAGCTGCTTTGACATCCCCATTGCAATAAGTGGCTTGTACAGATGTCGCAAGCACCATCTGTGAACTGGAATGTTCCAGTTCTGCCAGAAGTACTGTACTGTTTCTGCATTCCTGAAGatttgcaacaaaacatgacatctCAACGGAGGAGCACACATACAAAAAGTAACAACATAGCATTCTTCAAACAATGCTGCCATGCTGAGTGAAGAATTTGTGAATGTGAAACCAAGTCAACTGTCAAATTCCATAGCATTAGCTTCTGAACAGCTCAATACTAACCTAACCGGTAAATTTGAAAAAAAGGTGTGTCATACAGGATAACACTAAAACAGCTCAACATAAAATCAAATTGATTTCTAGAAGGGAAGAATGCACTTACCACCAGTCTCTGTAGAACTCCCTATCAGCAAACCTCATTAGCTCTGCTAGGGTGTTGAGAGTTGAGTGGAAAAACCAGTAAAACATCACCAGCCAGATCAAAATGTTTGGAACCTGCAtcattaaataaacaaatcaTGATGTTTAACCAACGCTGCCCTGAAGCAGCATTCAAACTAATTATATTTAAACAACTCTACAATGAAGCATGTAGATTACATGTGCCATAACATTTCAACACATACAGGGAAAGTTTAAAAGTCGTCGCAAAATCTTACCGCTAACTTGAGTAGTCGTTCAAGCATGGCCGGAAAATTCATCTCCTACAACCAGACAAAAGAAGCTTTCACATCTGAACTCTACCGCGCATTCCAGCGATGTGAGAAATACGGTTAAGCCTAGATATACCAATAGTCGATTTAAGGAAATCCTCTATTTAATGTACGATTTCTGTTGCACGTACGCTTCTCGATAGAGGCCAATGAATTTCTGCGCTCGATTTAACTAAGTATTTTCGTTCGGCATGTTCTATTTAATGAAGCCTGCAGCACAAGAAGCCTGAAAAATATTACTGCAGCACCGCATGCAATGGCAGGTGCCAATCCCCAAGTGAGAGCGAGAGGGGGTGAGGGAGGAGGAGTGCTGCACCCCATTAGAGGGAGAGAGAAGTAACATCAACACTATGCGTTGTTATGGGTTATTGACGTTGTCACGTGGAATGACGTAATCGGAAGATTGGGCATCCATCCATCTCATCGCTTTTGCTATGGAAGCAGCGCAGTCACACCCGTGTCACTTTCGTGTTTCAATCTCTTTCCTGTTGTTCTTTGCGATTAGTGCAGTCCAAAAAGGTTTTTTTCAGTTTACAAGACACTGACGATATTCGATGCAATGTCCAAGAGCGAAAAGAAAAGTGACGTTGCTATCCGAGAGTTAGGAACGTTCTGTGCTTGCATCAGAAGGGATGATTCATGCAAAACTTTTTTTTGTCTGCTCCTGAATGGAACCGTAAGTACAGCGACGAGGTTTGTGCTCAATAAATCTTGCACGATATTCAAGAAGAGTGCCGTTTGTACTTTTGAGCCAGTCTTATGAGAAAACGACGTGCACTAGAATGGGCTGCTCAGGTCGGTGCTTTAACCATTTTTTTTCAACAAGTCCAATTTAATGAATTATTGTATTTAATGAACTAAAGTGTGGTCATTTTGAATTTTGTTATATAAAGGTTCAACTGAAGCTGTCATTAACTTTAACGCGGCACTGGCTGGCGGAACATTTGGAGAGTCACCCCATTAGCGCAGCAGACACTCCGCCGAACACGCGGAGGAGGGTTATCATGGGGAGGAGGCGGCTTCTCGACAAACACCCCCAAGCATGAGTGAGATAGCCCACAACGCTCTCTCCCTATAGTTCTACTTAGCGCCAATAGGGTGACTCTCCAACTTCTTCGCCAGCTGTCGCTGCGTTAAAGTGAACGTTGCAGAGAGCTGTACTTGTTGAGCAAACTTTGTTGTGATCCAAAAATACTGTATCCAGTCACAGATGTAAGTGGAAGTCTAAAGCTTTTGAATCAGGGATAGAAATCTAGCTGTTGTCACCCCTTTAATTTAATTTCTTTACCTGAAATGGCTTCAGAGAGTTCTTCATAATTGGCACAATCCATTGCTGAGCAAGTGCCAATATTAATTGCAGAAGAAGAAGCTGAAAGTAGAGAAAATTGTCAAAATGTTTTTCAACTTTTTCAACTCTTACACAAGGCTATCATCAAATTATTTCGGAGGGCTTTAATAAAACTTGGCACATGATACAACTAGTTTATTATTAGATCGGCATTAGCGATCCTAAGACTTCATGGCAGGAATCTGAGGGAACACAGAGAAACTGAGGAGAAGGAGGAAATATCTATTTATTTACAGAAGACTAGAGCCGGGTGACACCCAGGAGTCTGTTCCTCCACTTCTCAGAAGTGCCTCAATGACacaagaggaaaagaaagagagagagaaacaaaacACACATGTGCAAAGATCATTAAAAACTTGTGGTGGGATGTCAGAGCTTGAGGCAATTTGCAAATTCCTAGATGAGAACCACTATTCCTCGCTCAATGCATCAAGAATTCAAGCGAATTTCGTACAAATACCAAGCATTTATCGACAGTAATAGTCCGGTGGCACCTTTGGTGATGCTTTTTGTTCAAAGTCCTCCACTTGAAGATCCCAACCCCCCAAACCCACAAATGGCACATCACAGGCAGCCACCAAAATGAAGGTAGCTGACATACACGAATGCGGTTGTCCATACTTTGTACATTAGCTGCAGCTACAGCACAATCAGGGGTGGATCTAGGGGGATGGGGGATGTTTTGACCcccacatctccatttttttcatCATGTGCTTCAATTGATCTTAGGCAGTGTATATAGCATGCTGGCTGGAGCCCCACCCAACCTCACCACACACACCACAGAAAAACCTTGGATCCTCTCCTGATCACGGTATTGTAAAAGTGAACCACACTAACACAGAAACAATTAAAAGTTACTTACAGATTCAAGGAACCTCCTAAAAAGAAACCTCTTGCGAATGCGAGCTGACCGTGGAAAGTTCAGCTCGTAGCAGAGCGTAGGCACAAACACGAAATAGTAGATGTCTGAAAATTAACCATACCAATTCACAAGTCACGTTCAAGCCCACTTCAAGTATCTtatatgtactgcttgcgacacggttgtctgaaattagCGTCCCGCAGTTCAACCCATTctaaatctccaggtgttgcaggGCCATTcgttttgagtaataaacatgtgcaccatGTGGTctacctttaaatacaatattgacaCAACATTTCGGAGGGCGACCAAGGAAGCGCGGACTGCGGATCCACTGAtcggagatttcagacaaccgtgtcgcgagcagtacataATTTGCACGACCATATGATCTTGTCACCATAGGCATCGACCAAAGATGTTGCATTGATCTATGATAGACGTGTTAGGTATGGGTCAAACCAGACAGCTCAAGGAGCCCTAGAAAACTGCAGAGAAGTCGAACTTCCCTCAAATGGGGATGAATCCCTTGCTGATTCAAAGGTATCTATTGGTGGCTTTTTCAAAGTAAACGAGTTCTACGATAATTAGGATATCTGAAGGATGGCGCCTGAGGGCTTGAGACTATGACAAAGGGTTGGTCAAGAAGTTATGAAACTTTCAGAAATCACAACATCATTTATGCACGATGCCTTTGCCCTCATTTTAAGTAAGACTAACCATTCAAGTTTAGATTGTCAGGATATGTAACGTAGACTGGCTTCTTGTGTCCATTTGTGGGTTGGTAGTGTCCATTGGATGGCTTGAACAGGGACTCTAAAACATCAAAAGAGGCAATGATAACATGGATGATGCaatgacaaaaaaataaaaatacaaaattgTAATCACAACGCAACACTACAAGTACCTGAAGAAGATCTGCGCTTCAAGCGCTTGAGTGCTGCTGTCTGTTGACGACACCAGAGGTTCACCATATGATAGGACACCAATTTGAGGAAGAGGACTGTAGCACATGCCAGTGCCATTGAAGACGTTACTGCAAGTCATTAAAAACACTTATTCTCTATGAGAACTTGTTCTACACGTACAGAAGCAATGTGATGGAAATGCAAATTCGTACAGGGTTTTTCGTCTTATTTGGTACTGAATTTGGGGGGTCAGGTGCTCTTTAAATCTAATTCGGGGCAAATCGATTGCTATTGATACATTCAGGTGATATCTGGTTACGTTTTCTTTCTGTCCAGCAAGTGGCTCAcagttaaagtagcacagaagtcatttttaacacccagttttcttcctataaaactgttaagtttgccagtaagatgcaccatgtgaagtaatttacaccacacagtcataattatcgcagaaattgaatttaaaatacgctgCAAAAAGAGACCGTGcacaacggtggtgaagagcagtaccagcctgtgatctgcctggaacctcgcgctgacgctataaggagaacgctcgctgattgacCTAGaggaatgttgtctgctactccgctgtcgtctgctactcggctgttcggggttctcaTAAAGCCTTTCtgcttgctcggtaatgcttcggccactccttctatccccaattctccgggagaactggcaaaacaggtttacggcggcaaagggacaatgcgctgaccccgaCTGACCGGCAagccagaacgagtctccttatgccgtcatcggtgacgtgccatcatacctcctcatcctcgttatagctggagtggcgagttaacggtgaaggcgcggagctacgtttatttgagtttttttctgggaaacaaattgcacacatcaaaacctttcgcgctatccggtataatgacacacacactttcatcagatgtcttaatctgaaatttttttggatggccctctgtactcctttaaaggtgCGCATATTGATCAAACATGCATTTCGCATTAATTatagtcccaagcagcacacgtTGCAACATCAAATGTGCTTCATAGTTTATTATGCAGTCAAATAATATGtagtcgaacctcgatataacgaaacttAAGGGGATcgcaatttctttcgttgtatcgagCATTTCGTTGTATCGAAAGTCTCGATACGCGAAGTCGCAAATCGCGGGCACGCACTGAACATCACGCGCTACGACCCGAAAAAGCATCTtgtaaaagaaaatgaagacgaCGATGAGTATACCGAGAAAGCACACGTGCGAAGTTTTATTCCTGCGTAAAATATGTTGTTATTCTTGTCTGAGTCGTACCCAGAAGATGTGGTGTGACACTTTGTTCATATACCGCCAAAGCCTCCACAGCCTTCTCCATGTCGGGTTGCGACCCGGCAAACCTTCTAAGTATGTCAATGGCATCGACCACCTCATGAGCTGTCGGCACACAAGGTTCGACGTCTTCGCCGTTGTCGTCTTCGTTGTCGTCTGCACTGCGGCCGCAAGCGGTTGCCACGATCTCCTCTTCCGTGAGACTTTCAGTTGCCACAACATCGTTGTCTACGTCAAGAAAATCGTCGAGGCTTATGCCGTCACGTATGGCGCCGTGGTTACGTAGAGTCTCCCACGCGCTCCCGATACCGCTTTGCACAACGCGGTTCTGCTCACATTCTTCAGTAGTGTCATCATCTGGCACTTCGCTATCATCACACAGTACGAAACCAGCATGACGGAAACAGTTTGCAATAACGCTCACCTTTGTTGACGCCCAAGCTGCCGACAGCATTTCTAACGCCATGAAAACATCAGTTTTCGTATCTCGTCGCAACTGAATGTTCACAAGTAAGCGCTGGATGAGACGCTCGCGGTACCCGCACTTTACACTGTGTATTATCCCCTGATCCAGAGGCTGTAGCACAGATGTTGAGTTTGCTGGAAAGTACACCAGCTCAATGTTTGTCACTTTTATGCCCACTACATGATGGGCGGTGCAGTTGTCCAGGAGGAGACAAACAGTCCGTTTCTTTCTTCGCATATCGTCGTCAAAGGACTTCAGCCACTCTCCAAAAATGGCCCTGGTCATCCAGGCCTTGCTGTTGGCGACATACTTAACTGGAAGCCTTGGATGTCCTTTGAAGCAGCGTGGCCACATGCTTTTTCCAATGACAAGCGGCGGGCGCTTGTCGCTGCCGTCCATGTTCACACATAACATCACAGTCAGGCGCTGTTTACTTTGTTTTCCGCCATGGCAGCGGCTACCCTTCACGTCAAGCGTTCTGTTTGGGAGCATCTGGAAGAAGAGTCCGAACTCATCCGcgttgtagacatcgtctggcTCGTACTTGGCGAGAATGTCAGGCACGTGGCTCGAGACCCACGTGTTCGCCTCCACCCTGTTGACGGAGGAGCTTTCTCCACACAAAACCTTCCCGACGATATCGTGGCGTTCTTTAAATCGCTGAAGCCATCCGCTGCTGGCTTTGAAGTCATCACAGCCGAGGATGCACGCAAAATCCTTTGCCTTCTGCTGCAAGACTGCACCGCTCACAGGGATGCCCTTAGCTCTTGTGTCGGCGAACCACGTGAAAACCGCCTTCTCAACCTCTTCGTACGGCGATGTCTTCAGTCTTTTGCGCTGCGCAAATGCTCCTTGATCAGCTGCCTTCAAGATGTTCTCCTTGTTCTTGAGTATGGTAGACAGCGTGCTTGGGGACACGGCGTAGTCCTTCGCGATGTCCACTTTCTTTCTCCCGGACGCCACTGCTCTGATCATGGCAGCTTTGTCGTCAAGAGACAGCACTTTCCTCTTCCGACGGTCTGTATCCATGATGAGGTTATCCTGTCAACAATTTCCTTCGAAAACGTCACCACAAAGAGAGATGCGTCGCGCTACTGCTCGAGTCGTTTTCTAACTGCACCCCGAGGGAGAAAAGGAGGGAAACTCTGATGC includes these proteins:
- the LOC135378350 gene encoding diacylglycerol O-acyltransferase 1-like, with amino-acid sequence MVECVSNGSAPCVVMRRTLSMANVQHAQEIEKKERRLAPDCPIHRPQDSLLSGSRGWTNYRGLFNFCIILLILSNGRVALENLIKYGILVDPVKWIRVLLLDPGSWPPVYITFGLNFCILFSLWIEKLIAAGRISDGIARNLQVINFFLILLVPPMVVLKWNCNPVTSSMALACATVLFLKLVSYHMVNLWCRQQTAALKRLKRRSSSESLFKPSNGHYQPTNGHKKPVYVTYPDNLNLNDIYYFVFVPTLCYELNFPRSARIRKRFLFRRFLESLLLLQLILALAQQWIVPIMKNSLKPFQEMNFPAMLERLLKLAVPNILIWLVMFYWFFHSTLNTLAELMRFADREFYRDWWNAETVQYFWQNWNIPVHRWCLRHLYKPLIAMGMSKQLACIHVFLLSAFFHEYLVSVPLKMFRVWAFSGMLAQVPFAFFIDSCLQNRYRNLGNMAVWMSLMIGQPLAILMYYHDYYIINYGSNEST